CGTCCCTCGCTGTCGGGCTGTCGACGCTCAATGTCGTGCACAACGAGGACGTCGCGAAATCTCGTGCCGACTTCCTTGACGCGGTCCTCGCCGAGAACAACGACCGCGAGGACCTGGACCCCATCGAGCGCGCCATCGGTATTGAGACGATGGTTGAGCAGCTTGGGGGGGCCGACCGGGTAGCCGAGCACTACGAGAAGACGAAGGGGTGGGTCAGCCAGCAGCGCAAGCTCCTGAAACTGGTACCCGAACTGCAGAGCCTGGTCTCCCAGGGCGAGATGCCGGTGCGTGTCGCTCGGGACATCGCCGGCCTGCCGCGTACTGACCAGGTGGAGGCATGGGCGCTCGAGGTTCAGCGGCGCGCGGCAGCCGAGCGAGCTCCCCGGGCCCCCCGGGCACGGAAGACCGACGCCGCCCCTGCTGCCCCAGTCGCGCCAGTTGCTGTGGCAGACCCGGGTGGGTTTACCGCGGTAAACCGGAATCCGGTAGGTGCCCATCATGCCGACGCATCCGCGACGACCGTCGACGCGGAGCAGCCTCGGTTTACCGCGGTAAACCAGCTGCTGTCCCCCACCGACCGTCCCTCAGGTATCGGCTCTGCCACCATCCGGACTGAGAGTCTGGCCAGTGACGGCCGGCAAGCTCCGCCGGAACTGCCCGACCCACGCTCAGAGCTTCGTGCCATTACGGAGGTACCGAAGCGTCCGCTGATGCCGTGGGCCGATGGCGTTGCCAGCATGGACATCATCTTTGAGAAGCTCCAGCCCGAGGAACGGCGGCGAGCCATCGCACGCTATCTCGAACTGCTTGGGTCGGCTGAGGCATTCGTTGTCGACCTCTCCGCCTCCAGCAGCCCAGCCTTCCGAAGCCAGGTTGCCGAACTGCTTCTTAAGGAGCTGTAGCCCAACGGATCCCAGGAAGTGTCCCGGCCGGGGCACTTTGAAGCGGCCGGGAGTCCCCCGGAAACACAAAAGGCGGCCCCCGTCCCCCGGATCAAGGTCCGGGGGACGGGGGCCGCTTCTTGTCTGCTCAGGCGCTCAGGTCGATGTCGGGTGGAAGGTCGCGTCCGGAAAGGGTGTGGGTAAGGAGGTGGCAGGACTCGGTCCACGCGCCTTGAATTCGGGTCCTGACGCAGTGGAGCGTGCAGGTGAAAGCGGTCTCGGCGTCGGGACGAATGAGGACCCGGGCAACGGGGTCGACGTCGGGTTTCTGCTCGGGGAGTGGGCGTCCGCGCTCCAGGCCGCGCTCACCGATCCGTACGGCGACGTCGCCGCGGCCGGTCCAGGAGGCCGGCCTCTGGCGGGCGGCGAGCATGCGGTGATCTCCGCGCCCGTCTTCTGGACTCCGGGGTACAGGGGGCCGGTGCCGCGGGGGCGGCGGCGGTAGCGGGCCGTCACGTGCGCACCATCCGGCGGCGCAGCCGTGTGCGGATCCAGTAACGGAGCGGGGCTCGTTCTTCGTTCTCCTCGATGGCGTCGGCGAGCAGTTCTTCGAGTTCGGTCATGTGCTCTTCGGCGAACCACTGGGGTTGGTAGTCGTCGCCGTGGCACACCGGGCATAGGTGATCGTGCCCGGCGAACTCGAGCCACGGCGCGCACCCGGCGTCCTGGCAGTCCGGCCGGGTGGGGTCCTCACCGATGCCGGAGCAGTACGGGCAGGGGGTGAAGCGGTAGTCGATGGGGGCGCCGTGGTGGAGGTCGGAGTGGAGCTGGGCGAGGCCGCGGACCCCGAGCTCGCGCAGCAGCGCGTCGGCGGCGAGGACTTGGCGGTCGATGCCGGTGTTGTGGTGGTCGGCGAGCATCTGGACGGCGGTGCACCAGGCGAGGGTGGAGCGGTCGACCGGCACGGCGTAGTTACTGGCCCACGGGTCGGCGGGGTCGGGGTCGGCGGGCGGCGGGGTCGGCGCGGTGAGCGGGATGCCGAGGGTGGTGAGCTGGGCGGTGACGTCGGCGGTGCGGCGGGTGAACTGGTCGAAGACCGTGGTGGGCATCGGCCCTCACTTTCGACGGGGCCGCCGGGACCGTGATGGTCCCGGCGGCCGGAGCGGGTGGGGTCAACGGGAGAGGGCGAGGGCTGCGGTCACCGTGTCGGTGAGGGTGGTGCAGACCGGTACCCCGTGGCGGCGGGCAACGCTGTTCAGGTAGCAATTGCGCTCGGGGTGGGGGCAGTCGGGCGGGCAGCCGACCCCCAGGCGGCGGTGCCCTGGGCGCTCTGGGCGGCGGCGTATTCGTCGGCTGACCAGGAGCCGCGGGGATGGCCGGCGGGGAAGCGCTCCAGAACGGTCCGGGGCTGCGTCGTGGCGGCCATCAGGCGTCGCCGCCGTTCACGCGCTCGTGGATGTCGATGAGGTGGGCGATGGCGTCGGGGTTGTCCGCCAGGCCGACCCACGCCCCGTACGCGGTGAAGACGGGGACCTGGTCGCGGTCGGCGTCGAAGATGACGACGTAGTCGCCGAACCTGTCGAGCACCATCTCCCGCAGGACCGGGACCAGCGCGGTGTCCAGGACCTCCAAGGCGTCGACGGTGAGCCGGGCGGGCTCGCCGGGCACCGGTGGCTGTACCAGGGTGCCGGTCGCGCGGAGCAGGTCGCCGGGCTGTATGCCGTTCAGCAGCTCGTAGGTGATCCAAGGGTCGCCGCTGGTGCAGGTGACGACCGTGTCGGGGGAGTCGTCGTCGAGCGCGTCGATGTCGGCGAGCCGGACGACCAGGTCGAAGAAGACGGTGTCGCGCGGGCCGGGAACGGGGACCGCGTCGACCCAGCCGTCGACGGCACAGTGCTTGGTGTCCATTAGCTGGCCTCCGCCAGGGTCTCGGTGGTGCGAGGGGGAGCGGGGTCGGGTGGTGCGCTGCGCGATGTCCAGCAGCTCGCGGTTGCGCCGCTTCTGGGCATCGGTGAGCGGGCGGGCCTGCGCGCCGTGGCGGTGCCAGAGCGGGGAGGCGGGCGGCTCGGGGTAAGCGAGGGCGTGGTCGACGTCGCGTTCGGTGCTGCTCATGGGGGCCTCCGTCTGGAGGGAAAGTTCAGGCGTGGTCCTTGCTCTTGCCGCTCTTGGGCGGGTCGGAGACGAACCGGGTCTCGCCGGGATTCCGCGCGTTCCAGAGTTCCGCGCACGTCTTGTGCACGGCCTCTCCGTCGTGGGACCTCAGCGGAGTGGTCTTCCGGCACAGCACGCACCGCTCGGGCCAGGCGAAGTGCCCGCCGTCGTGCCAGCCAGAAGTTGGACCGGCACGGCGGCCGGCTCGGGCGGTGCGGGTGCGGGGCGACGGCGGGTGCTCACGGACGCAGGTCGGGCAGCTGCCGACGCACCAAGGCGACCATGTCCTCAGTGGGCTTCCAAGGCCCGAGCTGCCCGCGTGCGGGAATCGGCAGGGCGAGCTCCTGGACGTCGGTGAGCTCCAGGTGCCACAGGCCGGGCTCCGCCCACTCGGTGCAAGGAGGGGAACCGTCCGGGTCCTGGTGACAGCCGGTCAGCCGGGCGACGCCGACCACGGCGCCGGTCGGCAGGTCGCGGCCGCGGATCGTGCGGGCGACCAGCGGCAGGCACAGGGCGGGCCGATCGGTCTGCAGGCCCGCGTGCAGCAGCACCAGGCCACGCCAAGACCAGGGCTGAGGGCGGTTCTCGATCGTCTTGGCCCCGGCGACGATGGCGGTGGTCCACGGTTGCTTGATGCTGATTCCGCGGATCCAGTCGCCCGCCGGCGGAAGGATTCCGGTGCTCATGCCGCTCGCCCCCAGACTGCCGTGCCCGGCCGGCCGGCCCGGCGACCGTTGACGGACGGGACCATGACGTGGGCGGCGGTGGCGAGGTGGGCGCGGCCGGAGTGCTTGCCGTCGTACAGGGCGGCGTCGGCGGCCCGCTGCAACACGGTCAGGTCGCGGGTGCCGAAGACGCCGGTGCTCGCGGCGCCGACCGAGGCAGCGACGTCGACGCTGCGGCCGTCCTCGAGGACGACGGGGGTGTGCAGCATCCGGACCAGCTGCGCGAGGCGCTGCTCCAGGCGCGCGGCGGGCACCTGGACGACGGCGGCGAACTCATCGCCTCCGAGGCGGCCGACGGACGCGCGCGGGCCCGCCCACGTGGTGAGCCGGGCGCCGAACGCGGCGAGGACGGCGTCCCCGACCGGGTGCCCCATCGTGTCGTTCACGGCCTTGAAATGGTCGGCGTCGACCATGACCACGGCCAGGTCGTCGCGGCGGGCCAGGAGCCGGCGGGCGCGGGCGGTGAAGGAGTCGCGGCGCAGCAGACCGGTCAACGGGTCGCGGCGGGTGGCGGCGAGCTGCCTGTGCAGCGTGACCGCGTGGACCGCCCAGCCGGTCAACGGCACGGCGGCGGTCGTCAGTAGGAGGGTGCGCTGGCCGAACCGGCCCTGAACGCGCAGGAGGGGCGACATACTTGGGTTCTCCGTCTCGTCTCGTACGGGATGGATGGGCCCGGGGCAGCCGACGAAGCCGCCAAGCAGAGCGGCTGTCCCGGGGCGGAGCTACAGCGCGCGAAGTCAGCGCGGACGGTCCGGCTGGAGGGGTTGTTCCAGAGGCCGGCCTTCGCGGCGGGCCACTCCATCTGCCAGCCGGGCCGGAGCCCGGCCACTCCCCAGGGGTCCGGCTGCCTGCCGGGAATCTCGAGTCCGGCCGTGTGCGCGGTGAGCGCGGCGTCGTACTCCTCGTGCGCGCGGCGCAGGGCCGCGGCGGGGGAGTCGGCGACGCCGGTGAAGACGTGCACACCCCTGTGACTGAGCGCGATAGTTGGCCCCGACGGACAACTCCGATGCACAGAACGCGGGCAGGTACGGGAGCGACGTGGCCGAGGGCCAGCCAATCAGCGCTGAACCGAGAGTCCCCCAGCTCAGCGCGGGCCTGCCGCCTCGCGCGGGCCATCTATCGCGCACAAGGGCCGAGAAGCGTGCTCAAGGTCCAACTTGGCGCTGAGCCACAGACGTCTCCGCCCGATGGCTGCCGTAACCAAGAATCAGCTGAACCTCGGCTCCCTCCCCTGACGGCTGGCCTCCCAGCGAGGCAGGCGGGTCGTCAGGGTGTGCGCGGTTCAGCAGCGTCCGAAGTGGGTTTGGGATTCACCCTGGCCGTCGGAGCGCGGACCCGTCGGGTGGGACGCCACCTCTGAAATTCCTCAAATGTCCTGCTTTCAGGACAACGGCCTCCCAGGATCGGAGGTATGCAGATCGAGCTGTCCGCGCCCCTTGCCGCAACGGCCGCGGCCGTGATCACGTGGACCGGGGTTGTCCTGTCCGCGAGGCGGACGTCCCGCATCACATGGCAGGCCTCGCACGTAGATCGCCAATACACGGCCCTCACCACGTTCATCGAGGCAGTCCAGAGGATGGACTACCTCGCCGACCAGCCGGAAGGCCCAGAACAAGCGGTCAAAATCCTCCACAGCTGGACAGCAGTGCAACTCACCGCTCCAAGACACCTCCTCCAGCACGCGGCATATGTCCTTGACGCCGCCCGAGAAGTCGACACCAAGTCCTCGTACGTGGAAGAAGCCCCGGAGATGCACACCGCGGAACGCAAGATGGCCTTCGAGCAGGCACGAGCCGAACTGCGACGCCGATGCGTCAACATGGTGGCGGCGGTCCGCACCTGGCACGAGCGCCCTGGCCCCACCCCGTGGGGATAGGCGATTCGCCGGCGTTCGGCCCTTGCGCGCGCTAGGCCCGCGCGAGGCGGCAGGCGCGCGCTGAGCTGGGGCTTCTCGGTTCGCCGATGCTCTGAGGCGTGCAGCCCCCGGCTGCTGGGCCCCTGTCCTGAGCGCCGAACGGCTGGCCCTCGGCTACGTCGCTCCCGTACCTGCCCGCGTTCTGTGCATCGGAGTTGTCCGTCGGGGCCAACTATCGCGCTCAGTCACAACCCCGCCGGGCCGAGTCGGTCGTGTCGTGTATGGGGACGTCAACCTCGTAGGTGCGCAGCATGACGTCCAGCTCCCTTCTGTGCTCGGTGGTGAGGGGCCACCGCGACCGCCCCGGTCTCCGTCGAACGGGGCCGGGGCGGCACGGAGGACCATCACCCGCTACGGCACGGCCGGCTCCTCGGTGGGGACCTCGTAGACGTCGATGACGTCCTCGCCGCCGGACCAGGTGCCGGGGGCGTGGCGGATGTAGACGATGTGCAGCGGGGAGCCGTCGCGGGCGGCGACGTCGTACTCGTGCACCAGGTGCTTCTTGAGGGCGGAGCGGACGGCCGGGGCCACGGACCGGATGGGCGTCCGGGACGGGAACGGCAGGAAGCGGGCGCCGTTGACGGTGGTGTATTGCAGGGCCTGGCGCGGCCAGAGGCGGGCGGCGTTCATCGCGCCGTGATCGCGCAGGGCCTGGGTGTGGGCGGCGTAGTACGCGCGGGCGGTCTCGGACATGGGCATGAGCGGGGCTCCTTCAGCGTGCCGGGCAGGGTCAGAACTCGAGCCGGATCGTGATAGGGGTGCGGTGGTCGCCGTAGTCGCGGCGGGGATTGGGGACGCTCTGGCGGTGCGCGGTGAAGCCGGCCGCACCGAATGGCGAAGAGGCAGTGTTCCAACCCGGAGCGCCTTGGTAGCCAGGTCCACCACGCCGGAGGGCGGCCCGGTGCGGGCCGGGGGCTGCCCGGCTCACTGCGGGGTTCCGGCCGTGAGTTCGGAGATCCGGTACACGCCGGTGAAGCCCTCGTCGTGCAGCCGGGCGGGGGTGGGGAGCAGTTGGTGGTGTCCGCGCACGATGTGGACGGGCACCGCGCGGTCGCGGCCCGCGTTCTGCGCTTCGACCGTGGCCAGCGGGACGTCGAACAGGACGGCGATGGCGGGGCGTTGCCAGTAGCGGGCGCGGGCGAGCAGCCCGTTCCTGACGTGGACGTGCACGTTGGTGCTGTCGACGATCGTGGTGAGGCCGCGGGCGAGGCGGGCGTCCAGGAGGAGGTTTTGGATCTCGACGGCGACGGGGGTGGATGACTGGTCGGTTTCTGAGTCGGTGGCCAGGTGTCGGTAGAGGTCCAGGGAGACGCGCCAGGTGTCGGGGTAGCGGGCGGCGAAGGTGGACTTGCCGGAGCCCGGCGGGCCGACCATCACGCAGATGGCGCCGGCGGGGAGGTCCAGCGGGTTCATCTCGGGTCCTTCCGATCGGTGGGCCGACGCGTGGTCGCGGAGGTGGTCGACCCGGGCCGCGTGCGCGGCGAGCCGGCCGGCGATGTCGCGGAGGTGGCCGGCTGGTCCTGCGACGCTTTCGCGTCGGATGAGGCCGGCTGCAAAGTTCCGCGACGTGTCCGCGAGTTCGATGGCGGTCTCGGCGAGCACGCTCAGCGCCTCCTCCGATTCCGGCCCTGGCGCCGGGTTGGGGTCGTGCCGGTTCACAGCGTGCCTCCGTCCTGGGGCTCCCCGGACGCGGGCCGGTACGGGCAGAGGATCCAGGGCACCGGCTCGCCGGCCGTGTCCTGGCAGCCCGGGCAGTGGTCGCCGATGGGGCTGTCGAGGCAGATCAGGACGTCGTCGTCGCAGCCGGTGTGCCGGGCGTGGGGGCGCTCGCCGTGGGGGCAGGCGCCGGTACCCGCCTTGGCGAAGTACGGGACGGCACGGTGGGGTTCGCCGTGCTGGTGCGGGCTTGGCGTCGGGGTGTGTTCGATCGTGGTGGCGCGGGCGGTGTCGGCGAGCAGCAGGGTGAGTTCGTGTCCGTGGTCGACGGCGTCGGCCAGGCGCTCGATGAGTTCCGGAGCCAGGCAGCGGCCGCGGGCGCCGGTCAGGATGCCTTCCAGGTAGAGGGTGTCGCCGAGGATGCGGTCGTGGAGTTCCAGGACGCCGGGTTGTACGTGCAGGCCGTCCACGTTCCGCACGACGGCGAGGTAGGCGTGGTCGACGGCGGCCGCGTACGCGGCCGCCGTCTGCTCGGCCAGGATCGTGTCGACCCCGTCGAGGGTGTGGTGTGCGAGCTGCCATTCGCCCGCACTGTCGGTTCGGCGGGTGTGTAGACGGCCGAGCCGGCTGGTGACGGCCTTGATGAGGGAGCGGGCTGGGAACACGGTGACCTCCAGGGGGAGGGCCGGTCGCCTGGTCTCTGCTGACCGGGCGGACACCGCACGGCCCCGCCGGCGCACGCCCGAAGGCGGCGAGGCGGGGCCGCACGGAGAACGGCCGGTCAGCTCTCGGGGAGCTTCTGCAGGTAGAACTCCGTGCCCCACTGGGTGACCGAGACCTTCAGGACCTCGGGTTCGTCATCGGCCAGACGCTCCAGTTCGCCCACGATCCACTCGTCGGTCCGCTGAAGGCTCAGGCGGTGGGTGTCGAGGTGGTACAGGCACAGACGCAGGCCCTCGTCCCGGCAGCGCAGGCCGCGTACGAGGGTGCGCAGCAGTTCGCGGGCGGCTTCTTCGTCGGGGCGGGCGGGGATGTCGCGGGGCAGCGCCCGGCAGCCGGCCGCGTGGGTGTTGGCGAGTTCGGCCGCCTCGTCCAGGGTGAGGATGGTGCTGTAGTGCGCCTTGAGCTTGGTCGCCTGGTAGTGGCAGCCGAGGCAGGACACTACGTGGCAGCCGCTGGCGAGGAAGACGAGCACGACCGCGTGGCCGAGGTTGTAGTACCGCTCGTCGACGGTGATGCCCTCGGGCTTCCAGGTCTCGCCGGTCTCCGGCCACGGCTCGGGGGCCGGCGCTTCGACGGGCTCGGGACGGTGGGCGAACAGGGTGAGGGCCATGGGTTACTGCTCCTTGTCGGTGTCGGGGCGTGCGGCGGGGTGGGTCCGGCGGGCGGCGACGGTGGCCGCGGCGGTGAGGACCGGGGCGAGCGCGTACGGCCGGATGCTCATCCGGTGACCGCGAGGATGGCGGCGACCAGGAGCAGGGCGAGCGCGGTGAGGATCGTGTCGACCGCGCGGGCCAGGCGCGTGAACTTGGTGACCGCGATGGTGGAGAGCGCCTTGATCCGGGCGGTTCGGGTGTCCTCGTTCATGGAGGCCCGGATGCCGGCCTCGTCCAGCCGCGCCCAGAGCGGGAATCCCTCCCGAACGGTGCGGCCGCGGCCGCCGAGGTTGGGCCGTACGACCAGGAGCAGCAGCACGGCGGCGGCCGCGAGTGCGAGGCCGGCGGCGCCGCCTGCGAGTTGGGCGGGCAGTGGCAGCTTCTTGCCCGCGAGGGTGGCGAGTCCGGCGAGGACCGCGCCGGTGAAGGCCAGTAACAGCGAGGCCTTGTTGTCGGTGCGGGTGATCTCGCCGGTGACCGTGGCGCAGGCAGCGTCCAGGTGCCGGCTCGGGTCGCTGGTCGACGTCGCGGTGTCGGTGTTGAGGGTCATGTCGTAGTCCCTTCCGGGCCGGGCTGTCCGGCTCCCCGTCACCACCCGTCCCGCGCGGTGCGCGGGGCGGGTGGATCAGGCAGCCGCCAGGACCGTCAGCGGAGGATCACGTGGTCGGGGTGGCCGTTGGCACGGCGACTCTCCTTCCAAGGTGGTCGTGGATCAGGCGGCCGGGTGGTGAGTGACCGGGGCCGGGAACGTGAAGTAGGTGTCGGGGCTGGGCTCGTAGCCCCTGGCGCAGGGGTCGCAGCGGCCCTGGGTGCGCAGCGGTACTGGCGGAGTGCACTTGTTCCGGAGATGCGGTATTCAGGTGTTGGCTTCGTTCACGTGAAGTCGTGAAGTAGCAGCGTTTGGCCGGCTGTTTGGACAGCAGTTGGCGATCTTGAGTGCTGCAGATGCACACGAGAAATGACGTCGCCGTGCTGCGGTGTCACCGGAGTGCGGCAGAAGGGTCCGCCCCTTGATCACCGGTCGTTAGAATCCCCGCGTTCGGATGCTGTCAATGGGGTGGAAGGCCAAGCCGTGGACGATGATTTCTGGGCCTGCTGGCCGGAACGATGGGCCGGCACGGACTGCGACGTGCGGACGGCCTTGGGCGCGGTCCCGAGGGAGGTCAAGGACCGGTTCAGGTATGACGAGGTCCCTTGGCAGCGGTTCCGGCACTTCTACGGCCCGGGCGAGGAGATCCCCGGACTGCTCGCCACGCTCGCGTCTGGGGACGCCAACGCAGCCGACAGGGCCTTGGAGCGGCTTTGGAACAATCTTCATCATCAAGGCGGCACCATCGCGGTGGGGGCACTGGCGGTGCCGTTCCTGCTCCGGGTCGCGGCGACTGGGCGCCCCGAACTCCGTGCCCAGACCCTTCGCCTGGTCGCCGAGATCGGCCGGTGTCAGCACATGGGGGACGGTACGCGGGAAGGCTTGCTCCAGGTCGCTGAGGAGCCGTTGATGGTCGAGGGCAGCACGATGTGCCCGGTGGACTGGACGATCCAGGCGGCCCGTCAGGCCGTCACGGACGACCTGCACCTTCTACTCCCGCTTCTCGCCAGCCCCGACCCTGAGGTCCGTTCCGAGACCGCCGTCCTGGCGGCGGCGACCGGCGAGCTTTCACACGTCCTCTCTACTCTGCAGTCCAAGCTGGCGAGAGAAGATGATGCGGTGGTCCGGGTGAGCCTGATCCTGGCGATCGCCCAACTCGCCCGCGAACATTCAGACGAAGACGCTCCCAGGTGGGCCCGGGATCTGTGGTCGGATCCCGGACGGCCGCCCGAGGTCCGCATCGGCGCTGGCCTGGCCTGGCTGTGCCTGGTCACCGACCCCGCCCCCGACGTGCTTCGCGCCCTCCTCACCGACCCCGGCATCCGTCAATACGACGACCTGCTCCAGCCGGTGCCGTGGCTCACCTGGATCGACCCCACCGGCGTTGGGTTGCGCAGCTGCATCGACGAAATGCTTACGGCGAACTTCCCCGAAACAGTGCTTGACGACCCTTGGGGTGGAGGACCAGCAAGCGGGACTGACCAACAGTCGGCGGCTTCGTGATGGCGAGTGACCTGAGCCTTTCCTGGAGGCTCAGCGGCAGGGGCTGGGCTAACTGCACCATCGCCGACCACGAGCGCGAAGCAGACCTCACAGCGTCCTCCATCAGCGAGGCACCGGAAGACCTACTGAACGCCGTCAGCCGCGTGCTGACCGGGCAGACCGAGGTCCGAACGCAGTTCGAAGCCGAACCCACTGCCTACCGGTGGGTCTTTTACCGGCAGGACACCACTGTGTGGATCCGCATCGTGGAGCTGAGCCACGGCGAACTGCACAACAGCGCCGGCACGGAGGTGTGGAGCAGTTGGCAGCCCGTCGACCGGTTGGTTCGGGCAGTCATTCGCTGTTTCGACCAAGTCGCTGACACATACGGGGAGAGCGTGTATCGAGGCAAATGGGGTGAGCACTTTCCTCGTACTGAGCTGGAAGCCCTCAGACGTCTCTGGCGTCGGCGGGGCGCGGCGGGTGGTGCGTAAGGCCGGGCGGCCTGTCCAGCCCTCGCCCCGTCCTGCGGCTGCGGGGGGTGGGCGAGGACCAGGCGGAGCGACCGGGGTCAGCGCTGGAAGCGGTGGACGTTGTCGGGGGCGTCGTCGTCGGGGGCCGGAACCGGGGTGGGGATGTGGATCTCGGGCCGGATCTCGATCTGCGGTTGGAAGGCCGGAGCGGGCTGGGCGGGCGCAGGGAAGTTGTTGACGACCGGGCGCAGGCTCCAGCCGCGCAAGGCGACGGTGGAGGCGATGGTCCAGGCGAGGACGGCGATCGCGGTGGCGACGGTGCGCCCATCCGCAGGGGTCGTGGTCCACACGACCGCGACCGTTGCTGCGCCCCAGACGGTCCAGGTGAGGCGGGCGCCGGTGGCGCCGGTGAAGCCGCCGATCAGGCCGAACAGGCCCGTGAGCTGCCAGAAGGTGTAGATGGCGGCGCCGCTGACTGGGAGGCCGGCGGTGTGCTGGGCGATGTGGGTGCGGATCGGGTTGTCGACCACGCCCCAGAACTCGTCGGAGGCGCTGGTGCCGACCTGGGTGGCGGGGAGCGCGTCGGCCAGCCGGCCCAGAGCGGCGTCGAGGACGTCCCCGGCGGTGTCGAGCAGGATGACGACCACGCACATCCCGGTGAGGACCAGCAGGGCCTTGATCCAGTTGGTCATGCCGTGCCAGCCGGACTGCGGGACCCGGCGCAGTTCCTCCCACCGGCCGTGCAGAAAGCCGTCCTGCTCCCAGGAGGCGTTCCACGCGGCGCTCAGCTGGGCGAGGTTGGTGCCGGGGTCCTTGCCCGGGGCGGTGGCCGGCGTCGCGGCCGCCTGGTCGAGCAGGTCGAGGAAGCTCGGGGTGTTCGGGTGAGGCTGGCCGTTGATGTTCTTGTCATCGGACTGCATGGTCGGGCGCTCCCTTGATTGGGCGGTGTGGTGGGTGGTGTGCAGGCCGGATGGCCTGGCCCGTACCCGACCGCGAGGGGTTCGGGTGCGAGGCAGGTGGTCCGGAACGGAGGTCAGAGGCCGCGGGCGTCGGCGAAGCTGGCGGCTTGGTCGAGCATCCGCGTTGGGATGCGGCCGCTGGCGAAGCCGTCGTTGAAGGACGGCACGGAGTCGATCTCGCCGAACTGGCGGCGGATCGCGTCCATCAGGACCTCCAAGGCGCGCGATTCCAGGCTCTGGTCGCCGCGGGCTTCGATGTGGATCGCGCCGTACAGGCAGCGAGCACCGTCCTCGTCGACCAGGGCACCGGAGCACCAGCCGCCGGTGAGCAGCCGGTGGTGCGCGCGCTGCAGCAGGGCCGCGACCGGGGTCGGGTAGGGCGTGGGCGGTTGGAGGGTCGGGGTGAGCGGGACGGTGAGGACGTCGGCCAAGTCGACGGGCTCGGTGGGGATGTGCGAGGTGTTGACCTCGTAGGCGACGGCCGCTTCCTCCAGCCGGACGGTCATCGCCGCGTTGATGAACGCCATGCGTTCCTCGAGGGACAGTTCCGCTGGCGGCGCGGCGGCATGGGTCGATGGGGTGGGGTGGGTTAGGGCGGGGGAGGGGGCTGTGGTGGGCATCGGGGCTCCTGGCGGGGTACGCCGAAGGGCGCCGCCGGGGTGTGTCCGGCGGCGCCCTTCGGCGTCGTGCAGCGGGGAGAGGAGGGGCGGGTTAGTCGGGGGTGTAGTTCAGCGCGCCGCAGTTCCAGCAGTCCCATTCGTCGGGGACTTCGACGAGGTCGCAGCAGTTGCACCCGTCGCCGTGGACGACGCAGTCCTCGTCGCAGTTCCAGCAGGTGTAGTGCAGGTGTGCCATGTCCTCGTCTCCCCCTGTGTGGTGGGTGGGGCCCGAGACGAGCATGCGGCAGATACCCGCGCGCTGGTGCGGCGTTGGCGGAAGTGGCCCACGTACGAGGATCAGAGGCCGGCGGCCAGTCCGGCGAGTGAGGCC
The sequence above is a segment of the Streptomyces sp. NBC_00513 genome. Coding sequences within it:
- a CDS encoding AAA family ATPase, with amino-acid sequence MNRHDPNPAPGPESEEALSVLAETAIELADTSRNFAAGLIRRESVAGPAGHLRDIAGRLAAHAARVDHLRDHASAHRSEGPEMNPLDLPAGAICVMVGPPGSGKSTFAARYPDTWRVSLDLYRHLATDSETDQSSTPVAVEIQNLLLDARLARGLTTIVDSTNVHVHVRNGLLARARYWQRPAIAVLFDVPLATVEAQNAGRDRAVPVHIVRGHHQLLPTPARLHDEGFTGVYRISELTAGTPQ
- a CDS encoding ASCH domain-containing protein, encoding MSTGILPPAGDWIRGISIKQPWTTAIVAGAKTIENRPQPWSWRGLVLLHAGLQTDRPALCLPLVARTIRGRDLPTGAVVGVARLTGCHQDPDGSPPCTEWAEPGLWHLELTDVQELALPIPARGQLGPWKPTEDMVALVRRQLPDLRP
- a CDS encoding Pycsar system effector family protein — its product is MTLNTDTATSTSDPSRHLDAACATVTGEITRTDNKASLLLAFTGAVLAGLATLAGKKLPLPAQLAGGAAGLALAAAAVLLLLVVRPNLGGRGRTVREGFPLWARLDEAGIRASMNEDTRTARIKALSTIAVTKFTRLARAVDTILTALALLLVAAILAVTG
- a CDS encoding GGDEF domain-containing protein, which codes for MSPLLRVQGRFGQRTLLLTTAAVPLTGWAVHAVTLHRQLAATRRDPLTGLLRRDSFTARARRLLARRDDLAVVMVDADHFKAVNDTMGHPVGDAVLAAFGARLTTWAGPRASVGRLGGDEFAAVVQVPAARLEQRLAQLVRMLHTPVVLEDGRSVDVAASVGAASTGVFGTRDLTVLQRAADAALYDGKHSGRAHLATAAHVMVPSVNGRRAGRPGTAVWGRAA
- a CDS encoding ParB N-terminal domain-containing protein, with product MSVGRRTSLASLAGQKVDDVPGRSDPLLLTLPLSKMVPSRFNPRRNFGTEDDLREFGLKLKKRQLQPAVVVSRAAYLKLWPEEEDSVGALPYVIANGERRFRASLAVGLSTLNVVHNEDVAKSRADFLDAVLAENNDREDLDPIERAIGIETMVEQLGGADRVAEHYEKTKGWVSQQRKLLKLVPELQSLVSQGEMPVRVARDIAGLPRTDQVEAWALEVQRRAAAERAPRAPRARKTDAAPAAPVAPVAVADPGGFTAVNRNPVGAHHADASATTVDAEQPRFTAVNQLLSPTDRPSGIGSATIRTESLASDGRQAPPELPDPRSELRAITEVPKRPLMPWADGVASMDIIFEKLQPEERRRAIARYLELLGSAEAFVVDLSASSSPAFRSQVAELLLKEL